The following coding sequences lie in one Cryptococcus gattii WM276 chromosome L, complete sequence genomic window:
- a CDS encoding Hexokinase, putative (Similar to TIGR gene model, INSD accession AAW45021.1), producing the protein MSETPDQLASRVQNLSTGATATHRTPSASVVLENGTNTGSTAGRKASIPAQAVGLESASATGSGRVSRRGSGLVMTPGGVQTVYHTRTNEDIEFPHAEKKTMADLLRKYESLFTLTPQRMRMIVHAIEENLDNGLQKNGQVVPMLPTYVFGWPTGDEVGDFLALDLGGTNLRVCLVTLLGRGKFEVTQTKYRLTEEQKQDDGQALLDFCAECLDSFVRDTLGRTEKDGILPLGFTFSYPCSQERIDHGVLIRWTKGFGASNIEGYDVAAMFKDSLKRLNVPAELTALINDTTGTLIASNYVDPHTKIAVIFGTGCNAAYMETAGSIPKIDYVGLPKEQGMAINCEWGAFDSFDHQHLPRTKYDIIIDESSNKPGEQSFEKMIAGLYLGELFRLVVCELIDSGDLFLGQNTYKLEKAYAFDTAFLSLMEADVTDELLTVIGVFTHFFGIETTLEERQFFKKLAVLIGTRSARLSACGIAAIVSKMGYLEEGCAVGADGSLYNKYPNFADRVHEALSDIFGESGKKIVTHHAEDGSGVGSAIIAAMTKARKDSGYFVEY; encoded by the exons ATGTCCGAAACCCCTGATCAGCTCGCAAGCCGCGTCCAGAACCTCAGCACCGGCGCCACAGCCACCCACAGGACCCCCTCGGCCTCCGTCGTTTTGGAGAATGGTACCAACACTGGCTCCACTGCCGGCCGCAAGGCCTCCATACCTGCTCAGGCCGTCGGTCTCGAGAGCGCCAGCGCCACCGGCAGTGGCCGAGTCAGCAGGAGAGGCAGTGGCTTGGTGATGACTCCAGGAGGTGTTCAAACGGTGTACCACACCAGAACAAAT GAGGATATCGAATTCCCTCATGCTGAGAAGA AGACTATGGCGGACCTTTTGAGGAAGTATGAAAGCCTTTTCACCC TGACTCCCcagaggatgaggatgatcGTCCATGCCATTGAAGAAAACCTTGATAACGGTTTGCAGAAGAACGGTCAAGTTGTG CCTATGC TTCCTACTTATGTCTTTGGC TGGCCCACCGGTGACGAAGTCGGAGACTTCCTCGCTCTCGACCTCGGTGGTACCAACCTTCGAGTCTGTCTCGTCACTCTTCTAGGCCGTGGAAAGTTTGAAGTCACTCAGACCAAGTACCGATTGACCGAGGAACAGAAGCAAGACGATGGACAAGCTCT CTTGGACTTTTGCGCAGAGTGTTTAGACAGCTTCGTCCGCGATACCCTCGGCCGCACTGAAAAGGACGGTATCCTCCCGCTTGGTTTCACT TTCTCATACCCTTGCTC TCAAGAGCGAATTGACCACGGTG TTCTTATCCGTTGGACCAAGGGCTTTGGTGCCTCGAATATTGAAGGATATGATGTCGCCGCCATGTTCAAGGACAGTCTTAAGCGATTG AATGTCCCCGCCGAACTCACTGCTCTCATCAATGACACCACCGGTACTCTTATCGCCTCCAACTATGTTGACCCCCACACCAAGATTGCCGTCATCTTTGGAACCGGCTGCAACGCTGCCTACATGGAGACCGCCGGCAGCATCCCAAAGATCGACTACGTCGGATTACCCAAGGAACAGGGAATGGCCATCAAC TGTGAATGGGGAGCGTTCGACTCTTTCGACCACCAACACCTTC CCCGAACCAAGTACGATATCATCATAGACGAGTCTTCCAACAAGCCAGGAGAGCAG TCCTTTGAGAAGATGATTGCCGGCCTTTACCTCGGTGAACTCTTCCGACTCGTCGTTTGCGAGCTCATCGACTCTGGTGATCTTTTCTTGGGTCAGAACACCTACAAGCTCGAAAAGGCCTATGCTTTCGACACCGCTTTCTTATCCCTCATGGAAGC CGATGTTACCGACGAACTTTTGACCGTCATCGGCGTTTTCACTCACTTCTTTGGCATTGAAACTACCCTTGAAGAGCGTCAGTTCTTTAAGAAACTTGCTGTCTTGATCGGTACTCGATCTGCTAGACTTTCTGCTTGTGGTATCGCCGCCATTGTCAGCAAAATGGGGTACCTCGAGGAAGGATGCGCCGTCGGCGCCGATGGAAGTTTGTACAAC AAATACCCCAACTTTGCGGACCGAGTTCATGAGGCCCTTAGTGACATTTTTGGTGAAAGCGGCAAGAAGATTGTCACCCACCATGCGGAGGATGGTTCAGGTGTCGGTAGTGCAATTATTGCCG CAATGACAAAGGCCAGAAAAGACTCTGGGTACTTTGTTGAATACTAA